The DNA sequence tgtcatcacatggtctcagatggttcttgaaagcccattgccattaactttttataaataagctccttgtcctcagggtgtgatccactggcatagttgcatcaagttgtggacgcttgtcacaacaatcagtcaaggaatgcggttgctggtgatcaggtctggaggagctcacattttgaggcagattgctgtacttcatacagttcccctcttaatgatgctctaggcctatcaagcatccgctcaactccactaccatctcacatataacacctcccttcagggcaggtgcccagtggcggtgaccccctgccttaggttgtcccctattggccagaagaggatcttacccgtcattgagaaatcacctcatgcacactggtaaccactctttcccgttgcaacatcctcgacagtctgcttccagaatccagtatttcttgcagcttaggaaaggtgcactcaagaaccatgagagccattgacagcacctactagtgttaaaacattgaaaagggttaatcaaactaatatttaattgctaaaatcaattggatacctccaaactatcatgctgagattactcagtcaatttatttttcacacccgtccattcattgtaattttctgttgcttctgtagctggagccatcaggccctgtatgatggtggagactaaaaataagacagataagttactggtcatagaacaaatagcaatacaactgtttaactattcaaaattattacatctatagctcagggtctgtattatgattttaaagacctcatgtctcttcaacaattgctcctaaattgttattcattatttttataatctcttatttcttacatgcattgggcagttgaacatttaactaccaattgccctcttaatacattaaatctgaactctttttagcatgtcctttagcatctctgcctatgatttgactaaaacactgtgctgtactataaatatcttatcacttaaacacaagctcagataacggcattttagcttactttgaatgagagagagagaactctgagggattcaggactcgtaacaatgcattttcattcatttttaacataatttcatcgtactataattttactctagcccagtttaaaacttgtcagaaattatatgcattttaaaaataaacatctttatatttgtatttttactttattttcgcaactcaaatgtttctcaaagttctttgcagtcattgtcattacttttacatcaacttgtatttatccattcacttaattctggccatggcttctgaatttcaacattggttttaaatctgtcagaggttatctgacccaggtaaattactttgggtcttgctagcatgctgtcttcaaagttactttgaaacccccgtttatgttacttgtttacaaatTTATCttctcataaacaaaaaataattttcttttctcttcttttttcttttttatgatgctgcgtgactacaattttgcaatccaacaataaaattactcttttggccaaacattagtaaatataggaattactttattttttttttttactcagaacatgtctctggtactttcaaagcttaagccagagtcatggtgggggccagcatgagataaaacaacggcttcattgtagtcaaagtaattttatctttttttaacaaaacataagcttctaagtttttccaaaatgccactgccaatttgtgtgcctacagtttttttttttttttttttttttcactaacccagaattctgttcagtattccttgtcaggactttcaacaattatataggaactggaacaggtcttatgatatcattctttgtcatttaaaccttctatgcacagagaatcagattaaatcatcactcagttacttctgggattatttttaacaaatcggcacatacatttataaatgtttatttctcaggttctttctaagtttaaagccaatcaagtttttgttttaacattacaatcagaattaaagctcagactgatcattctttaaatgaattcagagaatatatatatttttttaaagtcagagcttcagagccaaactgtttacagcatttgctctcttctgtttcattatttctatcagggctgaccaggttacctaatttgtcagtcatatttctatcataaaccaaaaacatattgaggcggcgatcttaccaacagcacttgacttctgcgtgatgaaattgcaaagtatattccagaatttccatatactggtccaatccaatcagggtcatgaaaactacattttagctcttttggggttgttcctgaggcatcccagatcaatcaatactttccctttgcatatatccctatatttttataggtgcacatatgaattatcactatttatttttaaacactaattttggatactcttttccctaaccactgacctggcctatttctaagctcggggcgcccctgtctgtaatggtgggtgatcgagagttggaagagcgagatacgactagaacccccgtctagcgtcttacattcttctcgggatttcccatacccctactttggcttacccggccgtaaatgcactgccctttatggcctctcgtgctttttggctctctgtgcttgacccagcactgcctatttacggcctTATGTGTCCtttgtccctcggtgcttgacccagcactgccctttacgggttcacatgcctgttaagaatgcgtttttgtccccccctggactgtgcacacctagaaacaaatttttacatctctctctaagacctataggtgtgcacctgttccctctgtaactgtacacatctctaaatatcttatatcaagacctaccgatgtgtacttgtaccccttatactcacaaggttacttatttacaggtatattgtgacaccaatttacctactccaccctggagctggtgtctaccccctcacgtctgagtgagtctatcgttcctccttctctcgaccccctccactcacagacagttcctaaccaataatattaaatctaaaatctttcctaccttggtttgatgattgatcagggatgtcaacaaagaactattgcccgccgatcctccaccattaactgtaggggaatttacagttaaaacccagggaccagatatgtcgcaatgaagaccaggactcagagatgagttcaattaataataataattttacttgaagaaaatagtttgcaatttcatcagcagaagtcagcttcaacactctcgaaggagttcgcaggccgcccccagtacaatacaaaatcaaccacagttataccctgacagaggatactaattgcgtcaatacatgagtcaacaaaattctgattggttccaaaacctagataaaactctccaaagacgtatatctgatatgctggacactggcagttgattgtttgtcctgggactgtctgagcttctccctgtacagacagatactaacacacgtacacagagaacttatctaaaattcaaggctttctagcactggcgagtgtcttatcattacggttggatacacacacataatatgtggacattaatcttgaggaaaagaaatacagcacacataaggttacacatttcactcttgctataacttgattaatagtcaaacaagaaatcatgtaataaaataattaatatcagtatgaaggatatggcaaatcggcatccactccttcagccTCTTGTTCAGTGAACTATTGCAGCACGAGATTTTCAATGGTGTTTGAGGCTCACGATATTTCATTTCCATGTACATAACTCTTATTCAACTATGCCAAGGTAAATACAGTTTTCCATTCTGTGGCACCTTTAACAGAAATATGTTCAAATATCATTATACAAGCCTTTCCATTATgttattcaaattttatttttgaatccTCACTGGAtgtccagctttttttttttctttttttttttttatgttttttcctgGTTATGAGAATGTTAAGGAAACATTTTGATAATTTCCCAAACATTATGGaaacgttacttttgaatgttctctgaacattgtGAAACAagtagtaatatttaaaaagattctatgaataatgtttttgtgccaaCGTTTTGAGAACACTATTAAAGAGCGGAAAACTTTGAATGACAATAAACACACAATTGcaatgctaattgacatagcttgcatcacagaaaaaaataaacattccaaAATTGGTGTTTGCTGCTGGGGTCTTCTATTGTACTTGTCCATTAAGTGTCAATTGATTTAGTCATGTTAACTCAGattgctcttttctttttcttttctttttctttttgcagtcATGTTTTACTAGAGAAAGCTTGAAGTCTGATCATAAAGAATAAAAGCTTGTTAGGGTTTCTCTTTAACTATGTGGTTTTTTTGTGGTTTCAATAAACTTGCTGACAAACTTCTATGGATTCTATGGAATTATTTCCCCCAAAGGAATCAAAAAGGTCaatttggagaaaaaaagtcAGCAACCTTGAGATATTAGTGAACAGTGAGATAGATCAGTCATGACATAAATAGTCAAAAtgaccttttttcttcttctctatttatttatttttttcttctgtggtggaaataagcttccatataCTTAAAATCATTAACTGCTTAATGTAGTATTTTCCTCATATTTTTAAGAGCACACTTGTCTGCGGGGAGTGGTAAGGACAACGGCACcaaagaaaaacatttactttTGGCAAGTCCCAGTAAACATTGGACTTGAACCATTCTTATTTGTTGTCAATATGACATTGGACTCAAGGAACACCATGTTAACAGAATTTGAGAATCAATTACAATCAGATAAGATAGTAAGATTTTTCAAattctttttgtgcatttatgttcAAAATAGGAAAAATTAGAATTCTATCTTGAGATCCAATGAGAATCACCCAGCTGCATAAGCTCCCCTTTCTGCAACTCATGAGAACCATGAGTGTTAATGAATAGGGAGGGACTATCGTTAATTGGCTGAAATCTGCAGAATACAAAAAGACCAAAGGGCAGTATCTCCACATTGTGTTTAGCTGTTAAACAATGGCTGCAAGTTGGTGTTCGGTTCAGATTTTGCTGGTTtgtgctttctgtcatgctgttccACACTGGAGTAAATCGCTTCAGGATGTTCAATCTCTGATGACccagcagtttccacttcagaagccgGTTCAACAACCAACTTaccagcagtttccacttcagaagccgGTTCAACAACAACCTAAAccacagtttccgcttcagaagccggtTCAACAACCAACTCaccagcagtttccacttcagaagccgGTTCAACAACCAAGTAACCAGCAGGTTCCTCAGCattttccgcttcagaagccggtTCAACAACCAACTTACgagcagtttccacttcagaagccgGTTCAACAACCAACTTaccagcagtttccacttcagaagccagttcaacaacaACCTAAACcacagtttccacttcagaagccagttcaacaaccTAAACcacagtttccacttcagaagccagttcaacaactACCCAAACCACAGTTTCCGATTCAGAAGCCAGTAGTGCAGGCAGATCCCCTTGATAAATGTGCTGTAGCTGATTTGGAGCAGATCCAATGTGGTCTACCTGGGATCAGTAGAGCTGAGTGTGAAGCTATTAACTGCTGCTTTAACGCacagcagtgtttctatgggAGGGCGGGTAAGTGTTCACAGTCTTATTCAGTTCATGTTAAACTGATTCTCTCCATTAACCTGCTCTTGTACCTTGTTCTAGTAACtgtccagtgtattagagatggtcagtttgtggtagtggtgtctagagacgttactctgcctcgactgagtctggattcGGTTCATTTACTGGGTGGAAACGACCCaccttgtgctcctgtggggtcCACACCTTCCTTTGCCATATACCAGTTCCCAgtgaccgcatgtggcacgagtgtgatggtgagcagctgctactggttttattctgcatttgcTTATGATGGACTGGATGCTGCCACTGTTTCTGTTCACAGGAGGACGGCggatatgtggtgtatgaaaaccgaatgacTTCATCCtatgaagtggggattggaccatatggttccatcacaagggacagtcattttgagtaggtgatcTATGACTTGGTGTGAACATTTAATCCCTGACAAATGCTACAAGCTTGCTGTGTGTTgtccaggtttctcttccagtgtagatactctgaaacttctgtggaagctctggttgtggaggtcaactccgttcctccacctccaccagtagctgctcctggacctctcagggtggagctcagactggccaatggccaatgtgtcaccaaaggctgtgctgaaggtaaggtcttgtcctgtgtctgcctaaagcctttcaaacttgagtctggttaaaccccagtgttcctcaggggatgaggcctacacgtcctactacagtgatgctgattatcccatcacaaaagtcctgcgagagcctgtgtatgttgaggtgcacattatggagaggactgaccccaacattgtcctgatgCTGGGACGCTGTTGGACTACTTCAACCCCTagtccactcagtctcccccagtgggaccttctgatcgaTGGGTGAGTGTACAGCCAATCTTTATCCTGTTCGTCTGCTGGGGAGACCCTCTTTCTAACCTTCTTTTGtcttcagatgcccttaccaggacgaccgttatctgaccacactggttccagtgactggatcgtctggtcttcagttcccaacccactacaagcgctttgttgtgcagatgttcacatttgtagatccagcctcactggctgccctgcaggaaaccgtatgcccccCCCCATTACTTGAACACTGGTATTTACTACTTGTGGAGTCtatgacttgagcctctttcttccctgtcagatcttcatccattgcagtacagaggtgtgccatccatcatctggctcttgtgagcaacgctgcaccaggaaacgtgagttctCACTTTTGACCAGAGGAACTGAGCATTTTATGAGTGTTCTCACTTCTAACACTCCCCTTTCAGGAAGAGATACTCCtatcaaggctgtctctggggagcagactgtggtttctagtggagcagttactctggtcatgtaaatctagtTTTTAATAAACTTTGCAGAACCCTGAGGTATCTTGTCTATTGGTGGTGTTTTGCAGAATCTGGTATTAAATGCCCCTCttgccaggtttttttttctcactattaAACCAAGGTTCCACAACTTTTTGTAAGCCTGCGCATTCAGAGTCCCCTATCCATCCTCTAGTTGCTAACCTGGAGCAGCACAAGGTTCCCCCTTTTAAAGGGTTAATTGTTAACTGGatgtttaacccatccaagtgcacatgCACATTTTGCGTGGGAGCAATTGGTGGTCTGGTGTCTTGCTCAAGAGTGGTTTGCTGAAAAACTACTTGAAACCAGCAGGAGCTGGAAATGGATAATGTCAACAATTCAGTTTTATTGGAGTATACTACACAAGCGTGTATTGAAGTTTATTCTTATTGACTGCATTAATGCACATAGTAGGCTATATATTGTAGTCCAAGAGAACACACTGAAAATACAAGAGAACACACTGAAGTtgaaattaaagtaaattatttcacatgtgctttagtatagtGATAAACAATTGTTCTTAAAACACTAACATAATTATGTAATCTAAGTAATACTTAgacataagttttttttatttttatataaagtgcACCTAGGTTAAGACCTGTTGTGATTAAAGTGTAATCtgtaagtacacttaagtggcctttaatttaaactatgatatctgcaaatgcacttttttttttttaaaaaaagtatacttttaagattgaaggtacacttttaatacaattaagcacactttttcACAAGGGGACCTATTCGTGTGTGTAAACACATCAGGGCTTGCCAGCCAGATGTTGTTTGGATCATGCGCTAATTGGCTAGGACGGggtgtctgttctgttctcggCATTAAGTCGTGTCCTCGTAAAAAGACAATGCTGTTCTGCCATCATGTCAAGGCTCACAAGAACAAACTGAGTCAAAGTTTCATGAGAAACAAAATAGAAGGCCGAGTGTGAACTTGTTCATTAAGTAATTTAGATTACAGATTCACTGTAGGATTATCCTTGAACAGTCAATTTCCCATCGAACCATTAGTACGTCATAAAACACAGTCATGGTGCCAAGATGGCTAAAGGAGATGTCACCCCCATTTTCCTTTTTGTGCCGGTCTAATCTCATACCAGCGATGCCAGGACAGCAGGAAAAGATTTCTCTTTGTTCCCCCAACTTAAGACCAAATGGCCAATAAACCCTGTGGTGACCCCAATGCATAAATCCCCAGACTTATCAGGAAACGGAAAGATGCTAAGGCATTCCTATGGCCCAGGATCACCACAAACCTTAAACCAGTGAACACCTCCTTTCTGCAGCTGTAAATTCCAGAGACTTTGTCTCCAAAACCAGTAGACTGAAATTTAACCCACTTGTGGTTGAATACAAATAACGGTCTCAAAATTGTTTCCAATAAGCTGAATTGATTACCAGCATTTACCCCACATATATCTTACGTATCATGCATGTTTTATATAACTTGTGGAATtgtttctgtgtctttaactttaattacagcctattcgtagggttttctacctcagttataggaactaatcaccagaagttgcctcatacatgtgtattctctgtattgtgcatgctttatattactcattttaattttgtgtgttaaacacttatCACGACTAAATCCTTATTTATCTCCACCTCAAATATGCAAAGTATATGTATTTTGGTACCTACTTGATGGGTAAATGATTTCTAGAATTTGGTATAAAGTAGATGTGTGTAGAATGCACCATATTTAAACTAGTTCGCTTATTAAAGCGTTTCAACTAAACTCTCAGGAGTTTGGACACACGCGTTCACGTGGACATTACGCTAATTACATGCAAGAACTGGAGAACTGGCCGTAGGTCCcgcccaagacaatatctgattggctgtcacacTAGGAAGGACGGGTCAGATGGACACGCTTATAACCCAATGACAAGCAGTTTTCCTTGATTTTGCGTTGACTTTTTGCCCTGCTTTTCCAGTGACTTTGCTCTTGCTTATGTTTTGTGCTGACCTTTCCATCATCAAGCGTGTAATCTTCAAACCACCAAGAgctcactcaaaactcatcttAGAGTCGCTCCAGACTGGTGGAATAGCAACCGGCAATCCAGGAAGTCTTGCAAACGAAGCGCCACCTGGCAAAGCCACTCAACCACTCACCATTGAGTGCTGTCCCTCAGAACGCGTCATCGACCAACTGCCAGCCAATCAGCGGCAGAGATTCCCTCTCCAGCAACTTCGTTACAGAAGGGAATACATCCAAAACCACAAGCTGCATCCAAACGCAAGTACACAATATCTCCTAATTCTAGCTGAAACTGGTGC is a window from the Carassius gibelio isolate Cgi1373 ecotype wild population from Czech Republic chromosome A9, carGib1.2-hapl.c, whole genome shotgun sequence genome containing:
- the LOC128019461 gene encoding zona pellucida sperm-binding protein 4-like isoform X1, with protein sequence MAASWCSVQILLVCAFCHAVPHWSKSLQDVQSLMTQQFPLQKPVQQPTYQQFPLQKPVQQQPKPQFPLQKPVQQPTHQQFPLQKPVQQPSNQQVPQHFPLQKPVQQPTYEQFPLQKPVQQPTYQQFPLQKPVQQQPKPQFPLQKPVQQPTYQQFPLQKPVQQPTYQQFPLQKPVQQQPKPQFPLQKPVQQPTHQQFPLQKPVQQPSNQQVPQHFPLQKPVQQPTYEQFPLQKPVQQPTYQQFPLQKPVQQQPKPQFPLQKPVQQPKPQFPLQKPVQQLPKPQFPIQKPVVQADPLDKCAVADLEQIQCGLPGISRAECEAINCCFNAQQCFYGRAVTVQCIRDGQFVVVVSRDVTLPRLSLDSVHLLGGNDPPCAPVGSTPSFAIYQFPVTACGTSVMEDGGYVVYENRMTSSYEVGIGPYGSITRDSHFEFLFQCRYSETSVEALVVEVNSVPPPPPVAAPGPLRVELRLANGQCVTKGCAEGDEAYTSYYSDADYPITKVLREPVYVEVHIMERTDPNIVLMLGRCWTTSTPSPLSLPQWDLLIDGCPYQDDRYLTTLVPVTGSSGLQFPTHYKRFVVQMFTFVDPASLAALQETIFIHCSTEVCHPSSGSCEQRCTRKRRDTPIKAVSGEQTVVSSGAVTLVM
- the LOC128019461 gene encoding uncharacterized protein LOC128019461 isoform X2, encoding MAASWCSVQILLVCAFCHAVPHWSKSLQDVQSLMTQQFPLQKPVQQPTYQQFPLQKPVQQQPKPQFPLQKPVQQPTHQQFPLQKPVQQPSNQQVPQHFPLQKPVQQPTYEQFPLQKPVQQPTYQQFPLQKPVQQQPKPQFPLQKPVQQPTYQQFPLQKPVQQPKPQFPLQKPVQQLPKPQFPIQKPDVQSLMTQQFPLQKPVQQPTYQQFPLQKPVQQQPKPQFPLQKPVQQPTHQQFPLQKPVQQPSNQQVPQHFPLQKPVQQPTYEQFPLQKPVQQPTYQQFPLQKPVQQQPKPQFPLQKPVQQPKPQFPLQKPVQQLPKPQFPIQKPVVQADPLDKCAVADLEQIQCGLPGISRAECEAINCCFNAQQCFYGRAVTVQCIRDGQFVVVVSRDVTLPRLSLDSVHLLGGNDPPCAPVGSTPSFAIYQFPVTACGTSVMEDGGYVVYENRMTSSYEVGIGPYGSITRDSHFEFLFQCRYSETSVEALVVEVNSVPPPPPVAAPGPLRVELRLANGQCVTKGCAEGDEAYTSYYSDADYPITKVLREPVYVEVHIMERTDPNIVLMLGRCWTTSTPSPLSLPQWDLLIDGCPYQDDRYLTTLVPVTGSSGLQFPTHYKRFVVQMFTFVDPASLAALQETIFIHCSTEVCHPSSGSCEQRCTRKRRDTPIKAVSGEQTVVSSGAVTLVM